One Thermoanaerobacter pseudethanolicus ATCC 33223 DNA window includes the following coding sequences:
- the purM gene encoding phosphoribosylformylglycinamidine cyclo-ligase has protein sequence MNYKDAGVNIDEGNKLVEMIKPIAKKTLTDNVLEGIGGFAALFEIKNYKNPVIVSSTDGVGTKLKIAFMMDKHDTVGIDLVAMCVNDIIVTGAKPLFFLDYFATGKLKSEVAVEVIKGIAEGCKIAGCALIGGETAELPGFYKEGEYDLAGFCVGIVEKEELIDTKSIKEGDAIIGLASSGIHSNGYSLVRKVFFEKNNFSVKDFIPELGMNLGDALLTPTKIYVKSIEALKELKIKGMAHITGGGFIDNIPRILRKSIAAKINKGSWKIPTIFNLIQRLGDIEEREMYRTFNMGIGMVVIVDPSDVDKALEKLNGIGEKAYVIGEIVESEGGVIL, from the coding sequence ATGAATTATAAGGATGCTGGGGTAAATATAGATGAAGGCAATAAACTGGTGGAAATGATAAAACCTATTGCAAAAAAGACTTTGACAGACAATGTTTTGGAAGGCATTGGGGGATTTGCAGCTCTTTTTGAGATAAAAAATTACAAAAACCCTGTAATCGTGTCAAGCACTGATGGAGTTGGGACAAAACTTAAAATAGCCTTTATGATGGACAAACACGATACTGTAGGAATAGACCTTGTAGCTATGTGTGTAAATGACATTATTGTAACTGGTGCTAAGCCTTTGTTTTTTCTTGACTATTTTGCTACTGGAAAGTTAAAAAGTGAAGTGGCAGTAGAAGTAATCAAAGGAATAGCAGAGGGTTGTAAAATAGCCGGTTGTGCTTTGATAGGAGGAGAAACAGCAGAACTTCCAGGTTTTTATAAAGAAGGAGAGTACGATTTAGCAGGCTTTTGTGTAGGAATTGTAGAAAAAGAAGAGCTGATTGATACAAAATCAATAAAAGAAGGAGATGCCATAATTGGGCTTGCCTCTTCTGGAATTCACAGCAATGGCTATTCTTTAGTGAGGAAAGTCTTTTTTGAGAAAAACAATTTTTCAGTAAAAGACTTTATACCAGAGCTTGGCATGAATTTAGGAGATGCACTCCTTACCCCTACAAAAATATATGTCAAGTCAATAGAGGCTTTAAAAGAGTTAAAAATTAAAGGAATGGCTCATATTACCGGAGGAGGTTTTATTGACAATATTCCAAGAATACTAAGAAAAAGTATAGCTGCAAAAATAAATAAAGGAAGTTGGAAAATTCCAACCATTTTTAACTTGATTCAAAGATTGGGAGATATTGAAGAAAGAGAAATGTATCGCACTTTTAATATGGGGATTGGCATGGTAGTTATAGTAGACCCTTCTGATGTAGATAAGGCTTTAGAAAAATTAAATGGCATAGGTGAAAAAGCTTATGTAATAGGGGAGATAGTAGAAAGCGAAGGCGGTGTAATTTTATGA
- the purF gene encoding amidophosphoribosyltransferase — MGNGEKLKEECGVFGAFSLSTSVTSYIYYGLQALQHRGQESSGIAIYDGEKINCIKGLGLVSEVFNKENLKTLEGKMGIGHVRYSTTGSNDIINAQPLVANFKNEYMALAHNGNLINAEELRGQLEEDGRIFQTTTDSEIILHLIAKNFQKGLIEALLETIKQIKGSYALVILTDNKLIGIRDVNSIRPLCIGKKDDTYFLSSESCAFDVIGAELIRDVEAGEIVIIDGKGIDSVKLEVEEKKKPCVFEYIYFARPDSVIDGKSVYFTRLEMGKRLAEEAPVDADLVVPVPDSGIAAARGYSLKTGIPMGEGLIKNKYIGRTFIAPDQRDRETGVRIKLNVLKELVQGKRIVLIDDSIVRGTTMKRLVSLLKSGGAKEVHVRISSPPVKYSCYFGIDTPTKKELIATRMSVEEICKLIGADSLQFLSIEGLIKSVGLKSICTGCFDGNYPMYVLKEGSKYLFEKK, encoded by the coding sequence ATGGGAAATGGAGAGAAATTAAAAGAGGAATGTGGTGTTTTTGGTGCCTTTAGTTTGTCCACTTCAGTTACTTCTTATATCTATTATGGCTTACAAGCCTTGCAGCACAGAGGGCAGGAAAGTTCAGGTATAGCTATTTATGATGGCGAAAAAATAAATTGTATTAAGGGGTTGGGACTTGTCAGCGAGGTCTTTAATAAGGAAAATTTAAAGACATTAGAGGGAAAAATGGGGATAGGCCATGTAAGGTATTCTACTACAGGCAGCAATGACATTATAAATGCTCAACCCCTCGTTGCTAATTTTAAAAATGAATATATGGCTCTTGCCCATAATGGCAATTTGATAAACGCAGAAGAGCTAAGAGGCCAATTGGAGGAGGACGGCAGAATATTTCAAACTACAACTGATAGTGAAATAATTCTTCATTTAATTGCAAAGAATTTCCAAAAGGGCTTAATAGAAGCCCTTTTGGAAACAATAAAACAAATAAAAGGTTCATACGCTTTGGTGATTTTAACAGACAATAAATTAATAGGGATAAGAGATGTAAACAGTATAAGGCCTCTTTGTATAGGTAAAAAAGATGACACTTATTTCTTATCTTCTGAGTCTTGTGCCTTTGACGTAATAGGAGCAGAGTTGATACGAGATGTAGAAGCAGGAGAAATAGTTATAATTGATGGAAAAGGAATAGATTCTGTTAAGTTAGAAGTAGAAGAAAAAAAGAAGCCTTGTGTTTTTGAATACATCTATTTTGCTAGACCTGACAGTGTCATAGATGGAAAAAGTGTTTATTTTACACGATTGGAGATGGGGAAAAGATTAGCTGAAGAAGCACCTGTAGATGCAGACTTGGTAGTACCAGTTCCAGATTCAGGCATTGCCGCTGCAAGAGGTTACTCTCTCAAAACAGGTATACCAATGGGTGAAGGACTTATAAAAAATAAATACATTGGAAGGACTTTTATTGCTCCCGACCAAAGGGATAGAGAGACAGGTGTGAGGATAAAGCTAAATGTCTTAAAAGAATTGGTTCAAGGCAAGAGGATAGTTTTAATAGATGATTCAATTGTTAGAGGTACTACTATGAAGAGATTGGTGAGTTTATTAAAAAGTGGGGGAGCAAAAGAGGTTCATGTGAGGATAAGTTCACCTCCTGTTAAATATTCCTGCTACTTTGGAATTGATACTCCGACAAAAAAAGAATTGATAGCGACGAGGATGTCAGTTGAAGAGATATGCAAATTAATAGGAGCTGACAGCCTACAGTTTTTAAGTATTGAAGGGCTTATAAAAAGTGTAGGACTTAAATCTATTTGCACAGGTTGCTTTGATGGCAACTATCCTATGTATGTTCTAAAAGAAGGAAGCAAGTATCTTTTTGAGAAAAAATAA